The following proteins come from a genomic window of Crassostrea angulata isolate pt1a10 chromosome 1, ASM2561291v2, whole genome shotgun sequence:
- the LOC128192450 gene encoding procathepsin L-like: CHVKSSHDIHVISDIRVKIDLQYCKWKYTMHSCNYLFLACVAPLVLGLNENFQAWKQHFGKHYRNSREVNYRYGIWKRNLDLVYRNNKDNTSGFLMEMNKFADEKHGGYRKPLVLKTFPVNLNMLYSDDVPDSFDWRKKGAVSPVKSQGQMGSALAFATVDSIESMHFIKTGQLVELSTRELVQCCNASMMSPTFDCVQKLGGVCSAASYPDSRTCQSKQCTPVAKVTGVTQVKKGDEGDLKIAVYRQPVVTAVDASHSSFQLYRSGVYYEPRCSSTRLDHALLVVGYGTLDGKDFWIAKNSWGINWGMKGYILMSRNKNNNCGIATSAMYPDGM; the protein is encoded by the exons TGTCACGTGAAAAGTTCACATGACATTCATGTGATTAGTGATATTCGGGTAAAAATAGATCTACAATATTGCAAGTGGAAGTACACAATGCACTCCTGTAATTACCTGTTTTTGGCCTGCGTTGCGCCACTTGTTTTAGggttaaatgaaaatttccagGCATGGAAACAACATTTTGGAAAGCATTACAGAAATTCAAGAGAAGTAAATTACCGGTATGGAATCTGGAAACGAAATTTGGATCTAGTTTATCGTAACAACAAGGATAATACTTCCGGATTTCTCATGGAAATGAATAAATTTGCAGATGAG AAACATGGTGGATATAGAAAGCCTTTGGTCTTAAAAACCTTTCCTGTAAACTTGAACATGCTATACTCTGACGATGTTCCCGATTCCTTTGATTGGCGCAAAAAAGGCGCCGTATCACCAGTAAAAAGCCAGGGTCAGATGGGCAGCGCACTGGCCTTCGCAACAGTTG ACTCAATTGAAAGCATGCATTTCATTAAAACCGGACAACTGGTTGAACTTAGCACTCGAGAATTAGTACAGTGCTGCAATGCTTCCATGATGAGTCCAACCTTTGACTGTGTCCAAAAACTAGGAGGTGTCTGTAGTGCTGCCAGCTACCCCGACTCTCGCACCTGCCAGAGTAAACAATGCACCCCTGTAGCTAAA GTGACTGGAGTTACACAAGTAAAGAAAGGAGATGAAGGGGACCTAAAGATCGCCGTGTACAGACAGCCAGTGGTGACAGCGGTAGATGCCAGTCACTCCTCCTTCCAGCTGTACCGTAGTGGGGTCTACTATGAACCCAGGTGCTCGTCAACCCGACTAGACCACGCCCTCTTGGTCGTGGGCTACGGCACTCTAGACGGAAAGGATTTTTGGATCGCCAAAAACTCATGGG GCATTAATTGGGGCATGAAAGGCTACATACTGATGAGCAGGAACAAGAACAATAACTGCGGTATCGCTACTAGCGCAATGTACCCGGACGGGATGTGA